From the Psychrobacillus sp. FSL K6-4046 genome, one window contains:
- a CDS encoding YpoC family protein — MSKLKKEDFVGLFAKWSKMRDEIQAHYKKRNNGSIDLMEKGIDLLNELIDLADGTCPLNYQERFTFIKQNYKTFAAFRQLDELFKETEKKLALRFIMESRKP; from the coding sequence TTGTCCAAGCTTAAAAAAGAAGACTTTGTCGGACTTTTTGCAAAGTGGTCAAAGATGCGAGATGAGATACAAGCTCATTATAAAAAAAGAAATAACGGGTCTATTGATTTAATGGAAAAAGGAATTGATCTGTTAAACGAGTTAATTGACCTTGCAGATGGCACTTGTCCATTAAACTATCAGGAACGTTTTACTTTTATAAAACAGAACTATAAAACTTTTGCGGCGTTTCGACAGCTGGATGAATTATTTAAAGAAACGGAAAAGAAGCTTGCTCTTCGCTTTATTATGGAATCAAGAAAACCTTAA
- a CDS encoding CCA tRNA nucleotidyltransferase translates to MKNRWPDAYKVISVLENAGFEAYVVGGAVRDFVRGVQANDVDITTNALPQQVKELFEHTIDVGIEHGTVLVVLSEPIEVTTFRSETTYSDHRRPDEVKFVHTLKEDLKRRDFTINSMALTKEDKLIDFFGGSSDLEKGTIKAVGNPKERFSEDALRMLRAIRFSAQLNFTLDSSTQAAIKELHPLISHISIERVKVELEKIWVSNYPSKGMDLFVSTGISQHFVGNWVDSISKWGDFNSFGMKANGWAFFILMNKDSNHTELLSAFKCSNLEKKHVKEVLRAVESLNNGSWDSVELFQFSDEVLIAAASYGRVLFNIEHSYTPEILREEKKKLAISSKRDVVVSGNDLMEWKQEKRGPWIKEALDKLTIMILNEELKNDRAQIKEWFFREYIN, encoded by the coding sequence ATGAAAAATCGATGGCCAGATGCTTATAAAGTAATCTCCGTACTTGAAAATGCTGGCTTCGAAGCATACGTGGTTGGTGGAGCAGTAAGAGACTTCGTGAGAGGTGTGCAAGCTAACGATGTAGACATAACAACTAATGCTTTACCACAACAAGTAAAAGAATTATTTGAACATACCATTGATGTGGGAATTGAACATGGAACTGTTCTTGTTGTTTTATCAGAACCAATTGAAGTTACAACCTTTCGATCGGAGACTACGTATAGTGACCATAGAAGACCGGATGAAGTTAAATTTGTTCATACGCTTAAGGAAGACTTAAAGAGACGTGATTTCACGATTAACTCGATGGCTTTAACTAAAGAAGATAAGTTAATCGACTTCTTCGGAGGAAGTTCCGATTTAGAAAAAGGTACGATCAAGGCAGTAGGGAATCCAAAGGAACGGTTTTCCGAGGATGCCCTTAGGATGCTACGAGCTATACGTTTTTCAGCACAATTAAATTTCACCTTAGATAGCTCGACACAAGCTGCCATCAAAGAGCTTCATCCTTTAATCAGTCATATCTCTATAGAGAGAGTAAAAGTAGAGCTAGAGAAAATTTGGGTTAGTAATTACCCCTCCAAAGGAATGGATTTGTTTGTTTCGACTGGAATATCTCAACATTTCGTAGGGAATTGGGTAGATTCAATCTCTAAATGGGGAGATTTTAATAGCTTTGGGATGAAAGCAAATGGATGGGCATTTTTCATATTAATGAATAAAGATTCTAACCATACTGAGCTACTTTCTGCCTTTAAATGCTCCAATTTAGAAAAAAAACACGTCAAGGAAGTGCTCCGTGCTGTGGAATCTTTGAATAATGGGAGCTGGGATTCTGTGGAGCTGTTTCAGTTTTCGGATGAAGTATTGATTGCAGCAGCGAGCTATGGAAGGGTCCTATTTAATATCGAGCATTCATATACCCCAGAGATCTTGAGAGAAGAAAAAAAGAAGTTAGCTATTTCGTCTAAGCGAGATGTAGTAGTTAGTGGCAATGATTTAATGGAATGGAAGCAGGAAAAAAGAGGCCCTTGGATTAAAGAAGCTTTAGATAAGTTAACAATAATGATTTTGAACGAAGAACTAAAAAACGACAGAGCACAGATAAAGGAATGGTTTTTTCGTGAGTATATCAATTAA
- a CDS encoding DnaD domain-containing protein: MQKRNRLRIWTEQGNVTISQLFFSHYKAINVKDEEAILLLHLIAFGEAGNHFPTPQNLVERTHFNEHKVVTILQRLVQKGLIQIEQHMDENGVHYEYYDFNHLWELLVDCVEQQNLNKEDEEVKGEEGEIYKLFEAEFGRLLSPMEYETIGMWFDQDKHSASLIRLALKEAVLSQKLSLRYIDRILFEWKKKNIKTVEAAENQSAQFRQHIPMQRPKEQSLDAAKVPFYNWLEERE, translated from the coding sequence ATGCAAAAGCGAAATCGGCTCCGAATCTGGACAGAGCAGGGAAATGTAACCATTTCCCAGCTTTTTTTTAGCCATTACAAGGCCATTAATGTCAAGGACGAGGAAGCTATTCTGCTATTACATCTTATCGCTTTTGGAGAAGCGGGTAACCACTTTCCAACCCCTCAAAACTTAGTGGAACGTACACATTTTAACGAACATAAAGTAGTGACGATTTTACAACGTCTTGTCCAAAAGGGATTAATCCAAATTGAACAGCATATGGACGAAAATGGAGTTCATTATGAATACTATGATTTTAATCATTTATGGGAGCTTTTGGTCGATTGCGTAGAGCAACAAAACCTTAATAAAGAAGACGAAGAAGTGAAGGGCGAAGAAGGCGAAATTTACAAATTATTTGAAGCTGAATTCGGTAGATTGTTATCTCCAATGGAATATGAAACAATTGGAATGTGGTTTGACCAGGACAAGCATTCTGCCTCTTTAATAAGGCTAGCTTTGAAAGAGGCTGTCTTATCTCAAAAGCTAAGCCTGCGCTATATAGACCGCATATTATTCGAGTGGAAAAAGAAAAATATAAAAACAGTAGAAGCTGCAGAAAATCAGTCGGCTCAGTTTAGACAGCATATACCAATGCAAAGACCAAAGGAGCAATCCTTAGATGCGGCGAAAGTTCCTTTTTACAATTGGTTAGAAGAAAGAGAGTAG
- the panD gene encoding aspartate 1-decarboxylase, which translates to MLRMMLNSKIHRAVVTEADLNYVGSITIDQNILDAVGMLPNEKVHIVNNNNGARFETYIIAGERGSGVICVNGAAARLVQRGDIVIILSYAYVMNEEAKNHRPTVGIMNSDNTINQIINYEPEATVM; encoded by the coding sequence ATGTTAAGAATGATGTTAAACAGTAAAATTCACCGAGCAGTAGTCACTGAGGCGGATTTAAACTATGTAGGCAGTATTACAATTGACCAAAATATCCTGGATGCAGTAGGAATGCTGCCAAATGAAAAGGTTCATATTGTCAATAACAATAATGGGGCACGCTTTGAAACATATATTATCGCAGGAGAACGTGGAAGCGGTGTAATTTGTGTAAATGGAGCTGCAGCACGCCTTGTTCAACGTGGAGATATAGTAATTATCTTGTCTTATGCATACGTAATGAATGAAGAAGCAAAAAACCATCGTCCAACAGTAGGAATTATGAACTCAGATAATACGATTAACCAAATTATCAACTACGAGCCAGAAGCAACAGTCATGTAA
- a CDS encoding YpmA family protein: MENKIEVISTVTVQYQSDLYKIVDALNRSLKEKDLMFGLALDKEDQEKAVFTIYRT; encoded by the coding sequence ATGGAAAACAAAATCGAAGTCATCTCCACCGTCACCGTACAATACCAATCAGATCTATACAAAATAGTAGATGCATTGAACCGTTCTTTGAAGGAAAAGGATTTAATGTTTGGATTGGCATTAGATAAAGAAGACCAAGAAAAAGCAGTCTTTACCATTTACAGGACCTAA
- a CDS encoding DUF5590 domain-containing protein yields MALKRWLLFIVIFTISLTAILSILIYTQAREPFKEALTSAESYTLKNNLLETIDESYVYNSTDSYQTIIGNTKDGAKKAFFIPLKANEEPIMEVSFEEGISKEEAISIVLDGEQESKVLHAKLGVEEVGPVWEITFVNSKDNLNYVYLLFDNGDWWKRISNL; encoded by the coding sequence ATGGCACTTAAAAGATGGCTATTATTTATCGTTATTTTTACAATTAGCCTAACCGCAATCCTTAGCATTCTTATATATACTCAGGCTCGGGAGCCATTTAAGGAAGCCTTAACGTCTGCAGAATCTTATACACTAAAGAATAACTTATTGGAGACAATTGATGAATCCTATGTGTATAATAGTACCGACTCTTATCAGACGATTATAGGTAACACAAAAGATGGCGCCAAAAAAGCATTTTTTATCCCTCTGAAGGCAAATGAAGAGCCTATCATGGAGGTAAGCTTTGAAGAGGGTATATCAAAAGAAGAAGCCATCTCCATCGTTTTGGATGGAGAGCAAGAAAGTAAGGTGCTCCACGCTAAGTTAGGTGTGGAAGAGGTTGGCCCTGTATGGGAGATTACCTTTGTCAATTCAAAGGATAATCTAAACTACGTTTATCTATTATTTGATAACGGCGACTGGTGGAAGAGAATATCCAATTTGTAA
- the panC gene encoding pantoate--beta-alanine ligase: MQTVQKIDELKAIIAKHKQHSIGFVPTMGYLHEGHQALLTRARAENEFVVASIFVNPAQFGPNEDLDRYPRDIERDTKIAVESGVDLLFVPTPDEMYPFESGITIHAGDISTKLCGSTRPGHFDGVLKVVSKLFHLVQPTKAYFGQKDAQQLAIIKLFVEAYNFPLEIVAVPTIREEDGLAKSSRNVFLSAQEREVAPHIYKALTLAKENVHRTGDVQKAIAEAKQYIIENTSGKIDYLEALAYPTLQPVNEYTEEVLFAAAVFFEKARLIDNIIVNMKEVQ; this comes from the coding sequence ATGCAAACAGTACAAAAGATTGATGAACTTAAAGCAATTATTGCAAAACATAAACAACACTCTATTGGTTTTGTACCAACGATGGGGTATCTACACGAAGGCCACCAAGCACTACTTACTAGAGCTCGAGCAGAAAACGAGTTCGTAGTTGCTAGTATCTTTGTAAATCCAGCACAGTTTGGACCAAATGAAGATTTAGATAGATATCCAAGAGATATTGAACGAGATACAAAGATTGCTGTAGAATCTGGAGTAGATTTACTATTTGTTCCAACGCCTGATGAAATGTATCCTTTTGAAAGTGGGATTACGATACATGCCGGTGATATTTCTACCAAGCTATGTGGTTCCACACGTCCAGGTCACTTCGATGGTGTACTAAAAGTAGTATCTAAGCTATTTCATTTAGTTCAACCTACAAAGGCATATTTTGGACAAAAGGACGCTCAGCAGCTTGCGATTATTAAGCTGTTTGTTGAAGCATACAATTTCCCGCTAGAAATAGTTGCTGTTCCAACTATACGTGAAGAAGATGGATTGGCTAAAAGTTCGCGAAATGTATTTCTTAGCGCGCAAGAACGTGAAGTTGCCCCTCATATTTACAAGGCGCTTACGCTGGCAAAAGAGAACGTGCATCGCACGGGGGATGTACAAAAGGCTATTGCTGAAGCTAAACAATATATAATTGAAAACACATCTGGTAAAATAGATTACCTGGAGGCTTTGGCTTATCCAACACTACAACCTGTAAACGAGTACACAGAAGAAGTCTTATTTGCAGCTGCCGTATTTTTTGAAAAAGCAAGATTAATTGATAATATAATAGTTAATATGAAGGAAGTGCAGTAA
- the nth gene encoding endonuclease III: protein MLTKAQWHFCLEEMERMFPDAHCELVHDNPFELLVATLLSAQCTDVLVNKVTKNLFQKYKKPEDYLAVSIEELQNDIRSIGLYRNKAKNIQALSKQLIELYNGEVPEDRDLLTTFPGVGRKTANVVVSVAFDIPAIAVDTHVERVSKRLGLCRWKDSVLQVEETLMKKTPIESWSKAHHQLIFFGRYHCKAQNPNCPQCPLLPVCREGKKRMSKVVQA from the coding sequence TTGCTTACAAAGGCCCAATGGCATTTTTGTTTAGAGGAAATGGAAAGGATGTTTCCGGATGCTCATTGTGAGTTAGTCCACGATAATCCTTTTGAATTATTAGTAGCTACACTTTTATCAGCGCAATGCACGGATGTGCTTGTAAATAAAGTAACTAAAAATTTGTTCCAAAAATATAAAAAGCCCGAAGACTATTTAGCAGTTTCAATCGAAGAGCTACAAAACGACATACGTTCAATCGGCCTATATCGTAATAAGGCAAAAAATATTCAAGCGCTTAGTAAGCAACTAATAGAGCTTTATAATGGAGAAGTACCGGAAGACAGAGATCTACTTACTACTTTTCCAGGAGTAGGGCGCAAAACTGCTAACGTAGTTGTTTCAGTTGCTTTTGACATTCCTGCCATTGCCGTCGATACTCATGTCGAAAGAGTATCGAAGCGATTAGGACTATGTCGATGGAAGGACTCTGTCCTACAGGTCGAGGAAACGTTAATGAAAAAGACTCCGATTGAATCCTGGTCCAAGGCACATCACCAGCTTATATTTTTTGGCCGCTACCATTGCAAGGCACAAAATCCCAATTGCCCACAATGTCCGTTACTGCCTGTGTGCAGAGAGGGTAAAAAAAGGATGAGTAAAGTTGTCCAAGCTTAA
- the dinG gene encoding ATP-dependent DNA helicase DinG, whose translation MLENHKYAVVDIETTGHSSANGDRIIQLAIVFIENNKITGSFNTFVNPQKQIPLFIQDLTNIKEEDVKDAPRFEEIAPKVLEMLQDHIFVAHNTNFDLTFLQQELKRVGLPKLVCKSIDTVEFAKLMFPNIYSYKLQDIANELHIELESAHRADDDAKATAYLLLKCFDQLQTLPMKTIELLHKRSFQLKSNLALIFFEVLTMKRKMYDSKDYLEYRGIPLQYERDEPLPTQSELVYPSSFDEKKQLFQQGSLKLEERTGQFELMDRIHLALSESREIVCEAETGIGKTLGYLIPAAIYGIEQGKPIIISTYTTHLIDQLINEEIPKLHDILNINLRVAKLKGINHYIDLYRFWEHLQQDDESYDETFTIMQILVWLTMTEEGDLSELNVSGGGLLFVDKIRRTSEKMINDVKGIDFYERALLRSKDCDILVTNHSMIIADKDREVKLLENGCATIIDEAHQMIHASISRKERIFSYTNWKYILGQFGTLDTDHLLYKLSLINVSLSVRLRIEKLFVNVVESFDLAMSHIISSIQSFPHKSKSTKRTNTMEELELDKSYFIKVAKNLQTFIYSTKPYVGSSKKNLLDPQLIVIVNEWEYWLRELEIKVSEWDEIFLQDGEEEAKWLELDNRSVPGSLTIIKRPLDYQEDIKEAMAPLRDSGGIIWTSGTLTVPSNKYFITSQLGLSSSVPIHQFKVESNFYNGAELLIIEDMPDIQQVSQSDYIESVAEAIVQTVLVTGGRCFVLFTSQDMLRKTVELIQETNLLEDYMLFAQGITTGSRMRLLKSFQRFSKSVLFGTNSFWEGVDVPGEALSVVIMVRLPFSSPDDPLFKKRAELMSRNGLNPFSSYSLPEAVLRFRQGFGRLIRSSADKGVFIVLDRRIETKSYGADFLQAIPNIPVKKVSLENIVLELENWYTN comes from the coding sequence GTGTTGGAAAATCATAAATATGCAGTTGTCGATATTGAAACAACAGGCCATTCATCTGCCAATGGTGACCGAATTATTCAGCTTGCAATTGTTTTTATAGAAAATAATAAAATAACGGGCTCCTTTAATACGTTTGTAAATCCGCAAAAACAAATTCCTCTATTTATTCAGGATCTAACTAACATCAAGGAAGAAGATGTCAAGGATGCTCCTAGATTTGAAGAGATTGCCCCAAAAGTGTTGGAAATGTTGCAAGATCATATTTTTGTTGCTCATAATACGAACTTTGACTTAACGTTTCTTCAGCAGGAGCTAAAACGTGTAGGATTACCTAAATTAGTTTGTAAATCGATTGATACAGTGGAATTTGCAAAGCTGATGTTTCCTAATATTTATAGTTATAAACTTCAGGATATAGCAAATGAGCTACATATAGAGCTTGAATCTGCCCACCGAGCAGATGACGATGCGAAGGCTACAGCTTATTTACTGCTGAAATGTTTTGATCAGCTACAAACGCTGCCAATGAAAACAATAGAACTTTTACATAAGAGATCCTTTCAATTAAAATCCAATCTAGCTCTTATATTTTTTGAAGTGCTGACGATGAAAAGAAAAATGTATGACTCAAAGGATTATTTAGAATATCGAGGGATCCCTTTACAATATGAAAGAGATGAGCCTCTTCCAACGCAAAGTGAGCTAGTTTACCCAAGCTCTTTCGACGAAAAGAAGCAGTTATTCCAACAAGGAAGTTTAAAGCTGGAGGAAAGAACTGGCCAATTTGAGCTTATGGATAGAATTCACCTAGCGCTGTCCGAATCTAGAGAAATAGTATGTGAGGCCGAGACTGGGATAGGTAAAACATTAGGGTATTTAATCCCTGCTGCTATTTATGGAATAGAGCAAGGAAAGCCAATTATTATTAGTACCTACACTACTCATCTTATTGATCAACTAATAAATGAGGAAATACCGAAGCTTCATGACATTTTGAATATAAATCTTCGAGTAGCTAAACTAAAAGGGATTAACCACTATATTGACCTTTATCGTTTTTGGGAGCATCTTCAGCAAGATGACGAGTCATATGATGAAACCTTCACTATCATGCAGATTTTAGTTTGGCTTACTATGACAGAGGAGGGTGATCTTTCTGAGCTTAATGTCTCTGGAGGTGGTTTACTCTTTGTTGATAAAATAAGAAGAACCTCTGAGAAGATGATAAACGACGTAAAAGGAATTGACTTTTATGAGAGAGCACTTCTTCGGAGTAAGGATTGCGATATACTTGTGACGAATCATTCTATGATCATAGCAGACAAGGATAGAGAAGTTAAACTTTTAGAGAATGGCTGTGCAACTATCATTGATGAAGCACATCAAATGATCCATGCTAGTATTTCTCGAAAAGAACGTATTTTTTCCTATACTAATTGGAAGTATATTTTAGGCCAATTTGGAACGTTAGATACCGATCATCTACTTTACAAACTGTCGCTTATAAACGTCTCTTTATCCGTACGACTCCGCATAGAGAAGCTTTTTGTAAATGTTGTAGAGTCGTTTGATCTCGCTATGTCTCACATCATTTCTTCTATACAAAGCTTCCCTCATAAATCTAAAAGTACGAAACGTACGAATACGATGGAAGAGTTAGAACTAGATAAATCATATTTTATCAAAGTAGCTAAAAATCTGCAGACGTTTATATATTCCACAAAGCCATATGTTGGCTCGTCCAAGAAAAACCTATTGGACCCTCAATTAATAGTTATCGTAAATGAGTGGGAATATTGGCTACGGGAGCTAGAGATTAAAGTAAGTGAGTGGGATGAAATATTTCTTCAGGATGGTGAAGAAGAAGCAAAATGGCTCGAACTAGATAATAGGAGTGTGCCAGGGAGCCTTACTATCATCAAAAGACCATTAGATTATCAAGAGGATATAAAAGAAGCAATGGCTCCGTTAAGAGATAGTGGAGGTATTATTTGGACGTCGGGGACTTTGACCGTACCATCTAACAAATACTTTATCACTTCACAGCTAGGGCTTAGTTCGAGTGTGCCGATTCATCAATTTAAAGTAGAATCTAATTTTTATAATGGGGCAGAGCTCCTAATTATTGAAGATATGCCGGATATTCAGCAAGTTTCACAATCTGACTATATTGAGTCAGTGGCAGAAGCAATTGTTCAGACAGTGCTAGTAACTGGCGGAAGATGCTTTGTATTATTCACCTCACAAGATATGCTTCGAAAAACGGTTGAGTTAATACAAGAGACTAACCTGCTCGAAGATTATATGCTGTTTGCCCAAGGGATTACAACTGGCAGTAGAATGCGTCTATTAAAATCCTTTCAACGCTTCTCGAAATCTGTACTTTTCGGCACCAATAGCTTTTGGGAGGGCGTAGATGTGCCAGGGGAGGCACTGTCTGTCGTGATCATGGTGCGTTTACCTTTTTCATCACCAGATGACCCATTATTTAAAAAACGTGCAGAATTAATGAGCAGAAACGGGCTTAACCCATTTTCATCCTACTCTTTACCAGAAGCAGTTCTAAGATTTAGACAAGGATTTGGTCGTTTAATTCGTTCCTCCGCTGATAAGGGAGTATTTATCGTATTAGATAGAAGAATTGAGACTAAGTCGTATGGGGCTGATTTTTTACAGGCGATTCCTAACATACCTGTAAAGAAAGTATCACTAGAAAATATAGTCTTAGAGCTAGAAAATTGGTATACTAATTAA
- a CDS encoding biotin--[acetyl-CoA-carboxylase] ligase produces the protein MSISIKERIISRLQAAKGDPISGQALAEELEISRTMVWKYLKGLGEEGYEIEAIKKKGYILKQMPDTLASERISLHLETKELGKNIIYYPVCDSTQTIATNKAREGVAHGTLVVSEEQTAGRGRLDRSWESSAGKGIWMSLILRPNISPQFAAQFTLVAAVAIARAIEDTTTCVPSIKWPNDLLINGKKVTGILTELQSDMDRVQAIIIGMGINVNQTSESFEGPLESIATSLKLETGEHVDRALLAAKVLFYLEKYSDMYITLGFEPIKLIWESYNCTIGNRIRATTLRDTIEGQAIGITNDGALQLQLDNGEIKGIYSADIDLLKI, from the coding sequence GTGAGTATATCAATTAAAGAAAGAATTATTTCGAGACTCCAGGCTGCAAAGGGAGACCCAATTTCTGGTCAAGCACTCGCAGAAGAACTAGAGATTTCTAGAACGATGGTATGGAAGTATCTTAAAGGACTTGGAGAAGAAGGCTACGAAATTGAAGCTATAAAGAAAAAAGGCTATATTCTTAAACAGATGCCGGATACTTTAGCTAGTGAACGTATTTCACTTCATCTCGAAACAAAAGAACTAGGTAAAAATATTATATATTATCCGGTTTGTGATTCTACTCAGACGATTGCTACAAACAAAGCGAGAGAGGGTGTCGCTCATGGAACGTTAGTAGTATCAGAGGAGCAGACTGCTGGTCGTGGTAGACTAGACCGTTCTTGGGAATCTTCAGCTGGAAAGGGGATCTGGATGAGTCTCATACTCCGACCTAATATTAGTCCTCAATTTGCTGCACAGTTTACGCTAGTAGCTGCTGTAGCAATCGCCAGAGCAATAGAAGATACTACAACCTGTGTGCCAAGCATTAAATGGCCTAATGATCTGCTCATTAATGGGAAGAAAGTGACTGGCATCCTTACCGAGCTTCAGTCAGATATGGACCGTGTACAAGCTATTATTATTGGAATGGGTATCAATGTAAATCAGACATCAGAATCCTTTGAAGGACCTTTGGAATCTATTGCCACTTCTTTAAAGTTGGAAACTGGAGAACATGTAGACAGAGCTCTCCTAGCTGCCAAAGTTCTATTTTATCTAGAAAAATATAGTGATATGTACATCACTCTAGGTTTTGAACCTATTAAACTCATTTGGGAGAGCTATAACTGTACTATTGGCAATAGGATTAGAGCTACTACTCTTAGGGATACAATTGAGGGACAGGCTATTGGCATTACTAATGATGGAGCTTTGCAGCTTCAATTAGATAATGGAGAAATAAAAGGTATTTATTCGGCTGATATTGATTTACTCAAAATTTAA
- the asnS gene encoding asparagine--tRNA ligase: MKKIMIKDMANHVGETIKLGAWLANKRSSGKIAFLQLRDGSGFVQGVVVKEVVGEEIFQTAKGLTQETSMYITGEVTKDERSSFGYELQVKEIEVIHAAVDYPITPKEHGTEFLMDNRHLWLRSRKQHAIMKIRNEIIRATYEFFNENGFVKMDPPILTGSSPEGTSELFHTKYFDEDAYLSQSGQLYMEAAAMALGKVFSFGPTFRAEKSKTRRHLIEFWMIEPEMAFVEFDENLEVQEQYVAYIVQSVLKNCQLELERLGRDTSKLEKIQAPFPRITYDDAIKFLHEKGFDDIEWGDDFGSPHETAIAESYDMPVFITHYPIGIKPFYMQPHPDRDDVVLCADLIAPEGYGEIIGGSERIHDYDLLKQRLAEHKLDESAYAWYLELRKQGSVPHSGFGLGLERTVAWLSGAEHVRESIPFPRLLNRLYP, encoded by the coding sequence ATGAAAAAAATTATGATTAAAGATATGGCCAACCATGTCGGAGAAACAATAAAACTTGGGGCTTGGCTTGCGAACAAGCGCTCAAGCGGAAAAATTGCCTTTTTACAGCTACGTGATGGCTCCGGCTTTGTACAAGGAGTAGTAGTAAAGGAAGTTGTTGGAGAAGAAATTTTCCAAACAGCAAAAGGGTTAACTCAAGAAACTTCTATGTATATCACTGGAGAAGTAACTAAAGATGAACGCTCATCTTTTGGATATGAGCTACAAGTAAAAGAAATCGAAGTAATTCACGCTGCGGTTGATTATCCTATTACACCAAAAGAGCATGGAACTGAATTTCTTATGGACAACCGTCATTTATGGCTGCGTTCTAGAAAACAACACGCAATTATGAAAATTCGTAATGAAATAATTCGTGCTACATATGAATTCTTTAATGAAAATGGATTTGTAAAAATGGATCCACCAATTTTAACTGGATCTTCTCCTGAAGGAACTTCAGAGCTTTTCCATACAAAGTATTTTGATGAGGATGCATATTTATCTCAATCTGGACAACTATACATGGAAGCTGCAGCAATGGCATTAGGAAAAGTATTCTCCTTTGGACCAACATTCCGTGCAGAAAAATCTAAAACACGACGTCACTTAATTGAATTTTGGATGATCGAGCCAGAGATGGCGTTTGTAGAATTCGATGAGAATCTAGAAGTACAAGAGCAATACGTGGCATATATTGTCCAATCTGTTCTTAAAAACTGTCAATTAGAATTAGAACGTTTAGGACGCGACACTTCTAAATTAGAAAAAATTCAAGCACCATTCCCACGTATCACGTATGATGATGCAATTAAGTTTTTACACGAGAAAGGCTTTGATGATATTGAATGGGGAGATGATTTCGGATCACCGCATGAAACAGCTATCGCAGAAAGCTATGATATGCCAGTATTCATCACGCATTATCCTATAGGCATTAAACCATTCTACATGCAGCCTCATCCAGACAGAGACGATGTTGTATTATGTGCGGACTTAATCGCTCCTGAAGGATATGGTGAGATTATCGGTGGATCAGAACGTATTCATGATTATGATTTACTAAAACAACGTCTTGCAGAGCATAAATTAGATGAATCGGCTTATGCATGGTATTTAGAGCTACGTAAACAAGGGTCTGTTCCTCACTCAGGGTTTGGGCTTGGATTAGAACGTACAGTAGCTTGGTTAAGTGGAGCAGAACACGTACGTGAATCTATCCCATTCCCAAGACTATTAAACCGTTTATATCCATAA
- the panB gene encoding 3-methyl-2-oxobutanoate hydroxymethyltransferase: MKTTSDFLKMKSNEEKISMITAYDFPTAKFAEEANVDMILVGDSVGMVVLGYDSTVTVTMNDMIHHGKAARRGAPNTFLVVDMPFGTYHGNIDQSLSNAVRLMQETGAQAVKLEGAGAIIPVIEKLTFAGIPVVAHLGLLPQSAGVLGGYKVQGKTAEAAQKLIEDAKKCEQAGACAVVLECIPYQLTEQISSALMVPTIGIGAGSTADGQVLVFHDLVKYGSHHIPKFVKEYANVGEPILSGIKKYVEEVKNGAFPATEHSFTMKDDQLNQLYGGNPSHANSTKD; the protein is encoded by the coding sequence ATGAAAACAACGAGTGATTTTTTGAAAATGAAAAGTAATGAAGAAAAGATTTCTATGATCACAGCTTATGACTTCCCAACAGCCAAATTTGCTGAAGAAGCTAATGTCGATATGATTTTGGTAGGGGATTCAGTTGGGATGGTAGTGCTAGGGTACGATTCTACCGTAACAGTTACGATGAATGATATGATTCATCATGGTAAAGCTGCTAGAAGAGGAGCACCGAATACATTTTTAGTTGTGGATATGCCATTTGGAACATATCACGGAAATATCGATCAGTCGCTCTCTAACGCAGTTCGTTTAATGCAGGAGACGGGTGCACAGGCTGTAAAGCTAGAGGGAGCAGGAGCAATTATACCTGTAATTGAAAAGCTGACATTTGCTGGTATACCGGTAGTCGCTCATTTAGGATTGTTACCTCAATCTGCAGGAGTTCTGGGTGGATATAAAGTGCAAGGGAAAACTGCGGAAGCTGCGCAAAAACTAATTGAAGATGCCAAAAAATGTGAGCAGGCGGGAGCTTGTGCTGTCGTGTTGGAGTGTATCCCTTATCAGCTAACAGAGCAAATATCGAGTGCTCTCATGGTACCAACGATAGGAATAGGAGCTGGTTCGACTGCGGACGGCCAAGTATTAGTATTCCATGACTTGGTTAAGTATGGATCTCATCATATACCGAAGTTCGTAAAAGAATATGCGAATGTGGGGGAACCTATTTTAAGCGGTATTAAGAAGTATGTAGAAGAAGTTAAAAATGGTGCATTCCCTGCTACAGAGCATTCTTTCACCATGAAGGATGATCAACTAAACCAACTATACGGAGGTAATCCTAGCCATGCAAACAGTACAAAAGATTGA